Proteins co-encoded in one Garra rufa chromosome 7, GarRuf1.0, whole genome shotgun sequence genomic window:
- the LOC141338474 gene encoding uncharacterized protein → MFYCMCFIFTVLLVWCQTTECLIDKRVNLGENVTLDCPIDMKDIYWVFLKLPDSPVVILRTFTSDTTSSLLQDQRLKDKYSSLILSRLFISNITINELGIYYCAKPGSFLQLSNGTRLYATESTQEQNQTENTNHKQPQCEKTPENHTILTVTSLLFNIVLLIAIIGLLMLKLKKPRKSRQQPQKVETVPLEDLNAAEYSEIDLHTYSGEENPVQINGTYVLLQKPTANPRSTQAEINTSCSLQSC, encoded by the exons ATGTTTTACTGTATGTGTTTTATCTTCACAGTTCTACTGGTGTGGTGTCAAACTACGGAGTGTTTAATTGATAAACGGGTGAATTTAGGAGAAAACGTGACTTTAGACTGTCCCATTGATATGAAAGACATTTATTGGGTTTTCCTTAAACTGCCAGATTCTCCAGTGGTGATACTGCGAACTTTCACATCAGATACTACATCATCTCTTTTACAAGACCAAAGACTGAAAGACAAATATTCGTCATTAATTTTGAGCCGTTTATTTATTAGTAACATAACTATCAATGAATTGGGAATATATTATTGTGCAAAACCAGGTTCATTTCTACAGCTCAGCAATGGCACAAGACTTTACGCCACTG AGTCTACCCAAGAACaaaatcaaacagaaaacacCAATCACAAACAACCACAATGTGAAAAAACACCCGAGAATCACACTATCCTGACTGTTACATCCTTACTATTTAACATTGTGCTGCTTATTGCAATAATAG GTCTGTTAATGCTCAAACTAAAGAAGCCTAGAAAAAGTCGACAACAACCCCAGAAAGTCGAAACAGTGCCGCTTGAGGATTTAAACGCCGCAGAG tattccgaaaTCGACTTGCATACATATTCCGGAGAAGAAAATCCCGTTCAGATAAACGGCACTTACGTACTTCTTCAGAAGCCAACGGCGAATCCCAGATCAACACAAGCAGAAATCAACACATCTTGCAGTCTACAAAGTTGTTAA